Proteins from a single region of Ananas comosus cultivar F153 linkage group 3, ASM154086v1, whole genome shotgun sequence:
- the LOC109707121 gene encoding uncharacterized protein LOC109707121 isoform X1 translates to MKLSLFLSLKPDRFRRSPLTLFVSSPSLVRSPSTSLSSSMNTFANGLTGKAVSWATEMVRRGRFELLIKKFKRTYADAAEKERRFAIFCKNVDFINKCRAEKRMVKGPRSRVGLNTFFDMTHEEIVGNYCRRVVRSSANEVRANELGKSTQFPSEVGATSGQEIQKKKLCLLCRQPLQNIGPDGAVAVE, encoded by the exons ATGAAATTGTCCCTTTTTCTTTCATTAAAGCCCGATCGCTTTCGTCGTTCCCCTTTGACCCTTTTCGTCTCTTCGCCCTCACTCGTCCGATCTCCCTCCACATCTTTGAG CAGCAGCATGAATACCTTTGCCAATGGACTCACCGGCAAGGCCGTCTCTTGGGCAACAGAAATGGTGAGGCGTGGGAGGTTTGAGCTATTGATCAAAAAGTTCAAACGCACGTATGCGGATGCTGCGGAGAAGGAGCGGCGATTTGCAATCTTTTGCAAAAATGTGGACTTTATAAACAAGTGCCGTGCAGAGAAGCGAATGGTTAAGGGACCACGTTCCCGGGTTGGGCTAAACACGTTTTTCGACATGACACATGAGGAGATAGTTGGAAATTATTGCCGGAGGGTAGTGAGAAGCAGTGCAAATGAGGTCAGGGCAAATGAG CTTGGCAAATCGACACAGTTTCCATCAGAGGTGGGTGCTACTAGCGGGCAAGAGATCCAGAAGAAGAAACTCTGTCTGCTATGCAGGCAGCCACTCCAAAATATTGGTCCGGATGGTGCTGTTGCTGTTGAGTAG
- the LOC109707121 gene encoding uncharacterized protein LOC109707121 isoform X3 codes for MNTFANGLTGKAVSWATEMVRRGRFELLIKKFKRTYADAAEKERRFAIFCKNVDFINKCRAEKRMVKGPRSRVGLNTFFDMTHEEIVGNYCRRVVRSSANEVRANELGKSTQFPSEVGATSGQEIQKKKLCLLCRQPLQNIGPDGAVAVE; via the exons ATGAATACCTTTGCCAATGGACTCACCGGCAAGGCCGTCTCTTGGGCAACAGAAATGGTGAGGCGTGGGAGGTTTGAGCTATTGATCAAAAAGTTCAAACGCACGTATGCGGATGCTGCGGAGAAGGAGCGGCGATTTGCAATCTTTTGCAAAAATGTGGACTTTATAAACAAGTGCCGTGCAGAGAAGCGAATGGTTAAGGGACCACGTTCCCGGGTTGGGCTAAACACGTTTTTCGACATGACACATGAGGAGATAGTTGGAAATTATTGCCGGAGGGTAGTGAGAAGCAGTGCAAATGAGGTCAGGGCAAATGAG CTTGGCAAATCGACACAGTTTCCATCAGAGGTGGGTGCTACTAGCGGGCAAGAGATCCAGAAGAAGAAACTCTGTCTGCTATGCAGGCAGCCACTCCAAAATATTGGTCCGGATGGTGCTGTTGCTGTTGAGTAG
- the LOC109707871 gene encoding homeobox-leucine zipper protein ROC3-like, protein MYGDCQVMSSMVGGGGGGNVVSPDSLFSSPIRNPSLGFMTNMPFHAFSAALVPKEEGVMVMGRGGAAKEEEVESGGSGSGHLDGLGSGSGHVDGLSCGEEHDNEHQKLQQQHQQQQQQTPSGSAKKKRYHRHTAHQIQEMETLFKECPHPDDKQRLKLSQELGLKPRQVKFWFQNRRTQMKAQQDRADNVVLRAENDSLKNENFRXPILIYHACMHGHVECMQASSNSSQNVELLLQESNTHPSGGSLVVYATVDVGAVQVAMSGEDPSYIPLLPMGFVLSPSPPPPSRTSSATPEGDGSGASAATAAAVAPGCLLTISMQVLASAVPSAKLNLSSVTAVNHHLCNAVRQISAALGGPPQPEPAGTAAPPDP, encoded by the exons ATGTATGGGGATTGCCAAGTGATGTCGTCGATGGTGGGAGGAGGCGGGGGAGGGAACGTGGTGTCCCCCGACTCCCTCTTCTCCTCGCCGATCCGAAACCCTAGCTTGGGTTTTATGACCAATATGCCCTTCCACGCCTTCTCCGCTGCTCTAGTACCT AAGGAGGAGGGGGTGATGGTGATGGGGAGGGGCGGagcggcgaaggaggaggaggtcgagaGCGGCGGCTCCGGTAGCGGACACTTGGACGGCCTCGGATCCGGCAGCGGACACGTGGACGGCCTCAGTTGCGGGGAGGAGCACGATAACGAACACCagaagctgcagcagcagcaccagcagcagcagcagcaaacgCCGTCGGGGAGTGCGAAGAAGAAGCGTTACCACCGCCACACCGCGCACCAGATTCAAGAAATGGAAAC GTTGTTTAAGGAATGTCCGCACCCGGACGACAAGCAGCGGCTGAAGCTGAGCCAGGAACTCGGCCTGAAACCCCGTCAAGTCAAATTCTGGTTCCAGAACCGCCGCACCCAGATGAAG GCGCAACAAGATCGGGCGGACAACGTAGTACTGCGGGCGGAGAATGACAGCTTGAAGAACGAGAATTTTCGCTTNCCAATTCTTATATACCATGCATGTATGCATGGCCACGTGGAATGCATGCAGGCGTCAAGCAACTCGTCGCAGAACGTGGAACTCCTGCTGCAAGAGAGCAACACCCACCCCTCCGGCGGCAGCCTTGTGGTGTACGCCACCGTCGACGTCGGTGCCGTCCAGGTTGCGATGAGCGGCGAGGACCCCTCCTACATCCCCCTCCTCCCCATGGGCTTCGTCCTCTCCccatctcctccgccgccatcGCGAACCTCCTCCGCCACCCCCGAAGGTGATGGCAGCGGTGCTTCCGCCGCCACCGCTGCTGCTGTTGCCCCGGGATGCCTCCTAACTATCAGCATGCAGGTGCTGGCGAGTGCAGTCCCATCAGCGAAACTGAACCTCTCGAGTGTGACAGCCGTCAACCACCACCTCTGCAATGCAGTTCGCCAGATTAGCGCCGCCCTCGGCGGGCCGCCTCAGCCAGAACCGGCCGGGACGGCGGCGCCGCCTGACCCGTGA
- the LOC109707121 gene encoding uncharacterized protein LOC109707121 isoform X2, whose amino-acid sequence MKLSLFLSLKPDRFRRSPLTLFVSSPSLVRSPSTSLSSMNTFANGLTGKAVSWATEMVRRGRFELLIKKFKRTYADAAEKERRFAIFCKNVDFINKCRAEKRMVKGPRSRVGLNTFFDMTHEEIVGNYCRRVVRSSANEVRANELGKSTQFPSEVGATSGQEIQKKKLCLLCRQPLQNIGPDGAVAVE is encoded by the exons ATGAAATTGTCCCTTTTTCTTTCATTAAAGCCCGATCGCTTTCGTCGTTCCCCTTTGACCCTTTTCGTCTCTTCGCCCTCACTCGTCCGATCTCCCTCCACATCTTTGAG CAGCATGAATACCTTTGCCAATGGACTCACCGGCAAGGCCGTCTCTTGGGCAACAGAAATGGTGAGGCGTGGGAGGTTTGAGCTATTGATCAAAAAGTTCAAACGCACGTATGCGGATGCTGCGGAGAAGGAGCGGCGATTTGCAATCTTTTGCAAAAATGTGGACTTTATAAACAAGTGCCGTGCAGAGAAGCGAATGGTTAAGGGACCACGTTCCCGGGTTGGGCTAAACACGTTTTTCGACATGACACATGAGGAGATAGTTGGAAATTATTGCCGGAGGGTAGTGAGAAGCAGTGCAAATGAGGTCAGGGCAAATGAG CTTGGCAAATCGACACAGTTTCCATCAGAGGTGGGTGCTACTAGCGGGCAAGAGATCCAGAAGAAGAAACTCTGTCTGCTATGCAGGCAGCCACTCCAAAATATTGGTCCGGATGGTGCTGTTGCTGTTGAGTAG